GCGGTGTCGGGCCGGATGCAGCGCTCGGCCGCGCAGCGCGCCGAGCGGGAGCAACTGGCCGCCGAGGCCCGGCAACAGCAACTGCTGGACCAGACCGCGGCGCGGTCGGCGCCGCCGGCCCCCGCCCCGGTGGCGGCCCCGGTCGCCGCCGCCCCCGCGAGCGACCGGATCACCCAGCTCACCCAATTGTCGGAACTGAAGGCGCAGGGCGTGCTGACGGAGGAGGAGTTCGCGGCGGAGAAG
This genomic window from Streptomyces sp. NBC_01351 contains:
- a CDS encoding SHOCT domain-containing protein, which gives rise to MGRPGLLGTMARTAVVAGTATAVSGRMQRSAAQRAEREQLAAEARQQQLLDQTAARSAPPAPAPVAAPVAAAPASDRITQLTQLSELKAQGVLTEEEFAAEKARILGSW